DNA sequence from the Candidatus Saccharibacteria bacterium oral taxon 488 genome:
ATAACGTAGTTCAAGAAATCAGTATATTTTGGGTCGCTCGCAAGTGGCGCCAGGTACCTGGCATCAACTTCAGCACGCTGCAAATAATACTTATCTGCATCTGTGCCAACAATATAATATTCTTCATCAGCAGCCCTTAGCGAGCGAATAAAGTTTGCTGATGGCGAGCCGCCAGCTCCTGTGACTAAAATTCGTTTCATAATACTTAACTCCTTTCCTTACTATTTTTCAAATGGTGCAATAGCCTCTAGCGACACCCTTAGCGCCTCACGAGCATCACTTGGATCAACTATCGCGGCGGTACGGCCCATTGCCTTCGCCAGAAAAGCTTTTAGCTCAGCGGCGAGCGGCTCTTCAAAATCAACCTTAATAATTCGCTTTTCTGGATCGCCAACCTGCAACACAAACTCTGTGAAACCTTCTTTTTCGATCTTTTTCATATTGTGTTTGTAGTAGACAAGTTCCTGAGTAATATAATTTGCCTCCAGATAACCGAGCGATCCGGTCAAAGCAATTTTGCGAATCTTCACTGGTGTGAGCCAATTAGCCTGAATAAACCCAGAAGCCCGACCGTAATCCATTAGTATCTCCGCCGAATCAATCTTTCTACTGTGGCGAGTGCGTGAGCCGTGACTAGAAATAGATTTTGGTTTTTGGCCCAAAAGGTAGTTCGCTATATCAACATCGTGTACTGCTAAGTCAATGATGACATCAGTTTTTGGCTCAACCGCTGGAAATCCACCAACGCGTTTACATACCACCGAGGTGATCTCGCCAATGGCATCGTCGTCAACCATCTGTTTCAACTTCTTGATGACTGGATTAAATCGCTCAATGTGACCAACCGTAAAGGTAACGTTATTCTTCTTAGCACAAGCAATCAACTTGTCAGCCTCTTCCACCGACGAGGCAATCGGCTTCTCCAGCATACAGTGAATACCTCGCGACATAACTTCCGTAGCCACCTCAAGATGAAATGGTGTTGGCACCACCACAGAAACCGCATCAGGTCGCGCCTCTTCAAGCATCTCTTTGTAGTCAGTAAAGAATTTCGCCTTATAATCCTCAGCGAGAGATTTTGCCTCAGGATTTACGTCGGCAATTGCTACTAGCTCTGACTCTGGAAGCATGAAATAGTTACGAACGTGGTTTCTGCCCATGTTACCAGTACCAATGACGGCGACCCTCAATTTCCCCTCTTGTTTATTGGCCATTGATAGACTCCTTGATCGCCGCAACGATTACCTCAATATCTTCATCTGTAACCTTTGGATGAACCGGCAGAGACACAACTCGTGCCGCCAAGTCTTCAGCCACTGGGAAATCACCGACCTTATAGCCAAGCTTTGCGATATGTGGATATACGTGCAAAGGCTTTGGATAGTAAATACCAGCCCCAACACCCTTGTCCCTCAAGGTGGCAATAAATTGATCTCGTTGTATGTTTTTGTCTAGTAAAATGGTGTATTGATGATATACATGGTTTCGATTGTCGCTAACGGTCGGCGTTTTAATGCCCGCAACGCCTGCTAAGGCATCATTTAATTTGTGAGCATTTTCTTGACGTTTCTTTGTGAAGTATTCTACCTTCTTCAACTGTTCAATAGCAATAGCACCGTGCAAATCTGACATACGATAGTTATATCCCAAATCTGCGTATTCGTATGGCGCAACCATACCGTGTTGCCTAAACGAACGAATCGCTGCTGCAGCCTCATCACTATTTGTCGTTACGATACCACCTT
Encoded proteins:
- a CDS encoding Gfo/Idh/MocA family oxidoreductase is translated as MANKQEGKLRVAVIGTGNMGRNHVRNYFMLPESELVAIADVNPEAKSLAEDYKAKFFTDYKEMLEEARPDAVSVVVPTPFHLEVATEVMSRGIHCMLEKPIASSVEEADKLIACAKKNNVTFTVGHIERFNPVIKKLKQMVDDDAIGEITSVVCKRVGGFPAVEPKTDVIIDLAVHDVDIANYLLGQKPKSISSHGSRTRHSRKIDSAEILMDYGRASGFIQANWLTPVKIRKIALTGSLGYLEANYITQELVYYKHNMKKIEKEGFTEFVLQVGDPEKRIIKVDFEEPLAAELKAFLAKAMGRTAAIVDPSDAREALRVSLEAIAPFEK